A DNA window from Naumovozyma dairenensis CBS 421 chromosome 10, complete genome contains the following coding sequences:
- the ATG17 gene encoding protein kinase regulatory subunit ATG17 (similar to Saccharomyces cerevisiae ATG17 (YLR423C); ancestral locus Anc_4.300): MIMKEVDVKILVEHARKTLVEAQILCQETNLQIFEYENELDRWQQSCGKLKFIIDCLKQQVGFLYHCILEKSIEKNLIHNEWEKFILVDLVEEMTLWQNRISKQIEKLDDLDNVLLFKGNEKNQEEEEEEEEPGSESVQKLGDYVSRENIFILKERLQEIPTIQRQIENIRSQYTKMYVKVKDNLIDSKLKDLEKEYQNKLNIQDKQVFELTNISPQVLKSFEIELVDFLSSLTDHFDKCQLLESYVTGQNKLDTNPDGKPDETRDRVGDDLTVDELEEKKKDISAPNDLSKSETDADYEMLLEIVTKDNNDLEFVLKTLNETIELGTSRLSSYKELLSEKIGMKDELHNQVKKLIEEVLKYQEYLMIFKDISDLLTTFKEGCMDDIRVVEDLCEFYTNFEKSYQNLLKEVERRKQVRNKMEIILNECDNKLQKLNSRDQKMREIFLNENGNFLPENIWPNKIDDFKPLYHLDYSLEDV, from the coding sequence atgataatgaaggaAGTTGATGTAAAGATATTAGTTGAACATGCAAGAAAGACTTTAGTGGAAGCTCAAATATTATGTCAAGAAACAAACTtacaaatatttgaatatgaGAATGAATTAGATCGATGGCAACAAAGTTGTgggaaattgaaatttattattgattgtTTGAAACAACAGGTTGGATTCCTTTATCATTGTATATTAGAAAAatctattgaaaagaatttGATTCATAATGAATGGGAAAAGTTTATACTGGTAGATTTAGTGGAAGAGATGACTTTATGGCAAAATCGAATATCTAAACAGATAGAAAAGCTGGATGATTTAGACAATGTTTTGTTATTTAAAGgcaatgaaaaaaatcaagaagaagaagaagaagaagaagaacctGGAAGTGAATCTGTTCAAAAATTAGGTGATTATGTCTCGAGGgagaatattttcattttgaaagagAGGTTACAAGAAATACCAACAATTCAAAGGCAAATTGAGAATATTCGATCACAATATACCAAGATGTATGTGAAAGTGAAAGATAATCTTATAGATTCTAAACTAaaagatttagaaaaagaataccaaaacaaattaaatataCAAGATAAGCAAGTCTTTGAATTGACAAATATAAGTCCACAAGTGCTAAAGTCATTTGAAATAGAATTAGTAGATTTTTTAAGTTCATTAACTGatcattttgataaatgtcaattattagaatcatATGTGACAGGACAAAATAAGCTTGATACAAATCCTGACGGTAAACCAGATGAGACTCGTGATCGTGTTGGCGATGACTTGACGGTTGACGAGCtagaagagaaaaagaaggatATTTCTGCTCCTAATGACCTATCAAAGTCAGAAACAGATGCCGATTACGAAATGCTATTGGAAATTGTTACTAAGGATAACAATGATCTAGAATTTGTGTTAAAGACGTTGAATGAAACTATTGAACTTGGAACTAGTAGATTATCTTCttataaagaattattatctgaGAAGATTGGAATGAAAGATGAGCTGCATAATCAAGTTAAAAAGttaattgaagaagttcTTAAGtatcaagaatatttaatgattttcaaagatatttCAGATCTCTTGACAACATTTAAGGAAGGTTGTATGGATGATATTCGAGTAGTTGAAGACTTATGTGAATTTTATACCAATTTTGAGAAAAGTTATCAAAATCTTCTAAAAGAAGTGGAACGACGTAAACAAGTTCGTAataaaatggaaattaTCTTAAATGAAtgtgataataaattacaaaaattaaactCCCGAGATCAAAAAATGAGAGAAATCtttttgaatgaaaatggGAATTTCCTTCCTGAAAACATTTGGCCTAATAAgattgatgattttaaaCCTTTATATCATTTAGATTACTCATTGGAAGATGTGTAA
- the ACP1 gene encoding acyl carrier protein (similar to Saccharomyces cerevisiae ACP1 (YKL192C); ancestral locus Anc_4.297), producing the protein MLRTIFCTASRSNVIMTKARTRAASTLVSRRFIMAMNSNTQSIMRPMAVSMRFYSADTAAPKLNKDEVTRRVVDVIKAFSKGSTNPTVAGTTDVNADTLFHKDLGLDSLDTVELLVAVEEEFDIEIPDKVADELKSVGETIDYIVSNADAN; encoded by the coding sequence ATGCTAAGAACTATCTTCTGTACCGCTTCAAGATCTAATGTCATAATGACAAAGGCTAGGACAAGAGCTGCCTCTACTTTGGTAAGTCGTCGATTCATAATGGCTATGAATAGTAATACTCAATCTATAATGAGACCAATGGCCGTCTCTATGCGTTTCTATTCTGCAGATACCGCTGCTCCAAAActaaataaagatgaagtCACACGTAGGGTCGTTGATGTCATCAAGGCATTCAGTAAGGGTAGTACTAATCCTACTGTTGCTGGTACCACGGATGTGAACGCCGATACTTTGTTCCATAAGGATTTAGGTTTAGACTCTTTAGATACTGTGGAATTGTTGGTTGCCgtggaagaagaattcGATATTGAAATCCCTGATAAAGTTGCTGATGAGTTGAAATCAGTTGGTGAAACTATTGATTATATCGTCTCTAATGCTGATGCCAATTGA